The sequence CTTAGTTGATATTAAATCATCAGCGCAAATAGCTGAGAAGTTAAATCTACTTATAAATGATGATTCATTAAGAAAAAAGATTGCACAGAATGGTTATGAGCTAGTTACATCGAAGTATACAGTTGAAAACGAAGCTCAAGGTATCCAAAAAATTTATGATAAATTGTTGAGTGAAAAGAATATTAAGTAAGCCTATTTATTAAGCTTTACTAAAGCATTTGTAATATCATTATTTGGGAAAGGAAGCTTTTCTAAAATTATATCAAAACCTTTAGAGTTATCCTTATCAAGAGTGTTTAGATCAACTACTACTGGATCATTAGGATGATAGTATGTAGATATATAAAGTTTATTATTATTTAAATCTTTAATCACAACATAAGCTGTATGATCAAACATTTTTTTACCTTTTAGATTTTCTGCAACAACACCTTTTGCAATATCGACATTATGCAAGATATGTGTAACCTTTGATACTAAATCAGCATCATTTTTAGGAGCACGGTTATTTGAATAGTACCCTATAGCTGCAGTTCTAACAAATCTTGATGGAGGAGAGTAGTCACCAGGAATTCCTAGTAGTCCACCACCTAAAAAGCCACTTAGATCCTGTAAAGTCTTTTCATGCTTGTCAGTATTAACCACATCACTAATTTTAAGATTAGTTGGAGTTTTATTATCTAATGATAAATAATTTTTTAGGTTAAGTAGTTGCCAATCATAAGTAGGAGCGTTAGTCATTACTTTGACATTTGAGTTAACATTATAAAACTTAACTTTTCCATCAATATATTCTACTACCAGACCAGCTCCACTTTTATCTGTAATTAAGAAATGAACTTCTGGAGATATACCATCAATCATTATGCTTTTATCAGACCATACTTTATAATTTTTTAGTGCTTGTTTCGCTTGGTTAACATTAGCAAACTGGCTTAATATAAACATAGTAGACTCAATGATTGAAGCATAGTTTGTATCATTTTTGGTTACTGTTTGGTATTTTGTAAAGCCAGGTAAGTAGTTAGCACTAAGGCTTAGTCCTTGACTGTTTTGACCATCTATTACAAGAGTTTGACCATCTTTTGATAGTCCTGTTGCTAAGACAGAATACTTGGATTTATATTGGTGTTTAGGGAGGTCTAAATCACTAGGTGCTGTAAGATAATGCTGAGTATTTTTAGGGATATACAATAACTGCCAATTCCAGTTAAGAGCCCATTCCATAGTTCTTCCTGAAACTACATCTCCTTTTTTATTTACTAAAGTTATAGCTGTACAAGCTATAGATTGAGAAAAAAGCATTGAAAATATCAAAGTACATGTAAATAGTTTCTTAGATAAACTTCTCATTAAGAGCTCCTTGAAGTTACTTTATTTGCATATTAAATAGTAACATAAATTTTACAGTTAAATACTAGTTATATTTTGATATTGCTATATTATATTTGATAAGTAAAACAGACATTATAAATGATAAATGGTAGAAACTTCTAAGCAAAAACACCCTAAAGCACTCTGGTACATTATAGCTATATATATGTGGGAGTATTTTAGTTTTTATGGCATGAGAGCTTTGCTTATTTTATATTTAATTGATTATCTTAAGTTAGGGGATACAAGATCTTATGCTACTGCAGGTGCGTATGTTACATTGGTTTATTTATCACCAATAGTAGGGGGTATTGTTGCTGATAAGATTTTAGGCTATAAAAAAGCAGTAATTTATGGTGCGGCTCTTATGTCTATAGGCCATCTTATTTTAGGCTTTGGTGGTGATAGCACGCTCTTCTATGGCATGGCATTTATTGTTTGTGGTTATGGTTTTTTTAAAAGTAATGTATCTTGCTTACTTGGACAACAATATTCCTCACATGACCCCAAAAAAGATTCTGCATTTACACTATTGTATTTAGGTGGAAACGTTGGAGGCATTATAGCTCCGGCACTTTGTGGCTTAGCTGCTCATTATTATGGTTGGCATTATGGTTTTGGAATTGCAGGTATTGGAATGATTTTTGGTTTGATTGTTTTTCTATTTGGATCTAAATATATTCCAGATATTATTCCAGAGAACTCGACATCAAAACAATTACAATCATCAGTGGTATTTCTAAGTATCTTAGCTGTACTATGTGTTGGGTATTTTGCATTAGATTTATTATGGGATGGTTATTTGCTAGCAGTTGTTACAGCTATTACAGTAGTGTATTTTGTTGTAATTTTATTTAAAATAGATTCTTCTACAAGAAAGGCTCTACTTATTTTAGTACCTTTTTTCATTTTTGGTATAGTATTTTGGATGTTCGACGAGCAGCTTTATACTTCTGTAGAAGTATTTATTCATAGAAATGTCAATACATATTTATTAGGTATAGATATACCAGCAAGTACTTTTACATCAATGAATCCATTATCTATTTTATTTGGAGGTTTACTTGTTGCATGGATATGGAAGAGGGTGAAATCACTAGATAATGATTTCGGTAGAATGATTAAATTCTCTTTTGGTTTTATTTTCCAGTTACTATGTTTTATTCTGTTCTTTATAGCAGCAAAGAATGCAAGTGTAGATGGTACAACTTCAGCGTTGTTTGTTATAATTGCATTGGCTTGCTTGGGATTATCAGAGTTGTTTATTGACCCAATAGCGTTATCTGAAATTACATCGATTAAAGACAAGAAATATACTGGATTTTTAGCAGCAGCATATATGCTTTTTACAGGAAGTATAGCAGGATTTATTGGTGCTAAAGTTGCTGACTTTGCTTCACTTGGAAATACTGGTTCAAAGACTCTTGATCTAATTAGTCAAGCAAAACTCTTCCAAGGATTGTTCATGAATATTATATTAGTAATATTTATAACGTTATTATTGTGGTTTGTAGTAGCATTTTTTATTAAGAAACTAAAATAAATACGTTTATCTTATAAATAAATTCTTAAATAGTAATAGTCTTTTCTTATTCTTATGCTAGATATAATATTCAGGTGTTTCATCTAGTTTAATTATATTTATTTATAATTATAAAATGCTAGGTTTTAGATATCGTTTTTAAGTAAATAGTTTATACTTAGCATAAAATCAAAAGATGTTTTAATCTTGTCGAGTTAATCATAAATTTGGAATAAAATTGTTAATGGAAGTACAGCAAAATCACACTAGAATTCATATATTAATAGCTGTTATTTTTGTTTTATTAGCACAGCTAGTTACAGGAATAAATATTACTGGATCGAAATATATTATTGAAACGACCCCTATATTAGTTCTAGTTGAATCTAGGTTTGTTATAGGTGCTTTATTTCTTGCTATTGTATTTCTCTTTATAAGTAAGAAAAAGAAAAAAGCTGAATTTGCTGCAATTAAAGCATTAAATAAAAAACAGTGGCTAGTATTGATTGGTCAAGCATTGGGCGGAGGTGCTTTATTTAACCTAATTATGTTGGCAGGTGTCCAGTTTACTTCTGCTAGTATGGCAGGAGTAATAACAAGTACATTACCTGCAATGATATTGGTGTTAATGTTTTTTATATTAGGTGTACGTTTAACGTCATCAAAAATTATTTGTGTAGGTTTAGCTATAATAGGTTTAATTATTATTAATATTAATGGGATGATTCAACCTAAGATTACAGCATTAAACTTATTAGGGGATTTCATTATATTTATTGCAATGGTACCTGAAGCAATGTATTACGTACTTGTGAAAATTATGCCATTAAATATTAAGCCATTAAGTAATGCTCTTTTAGTTAACATTATTAATGCAATCTTTGTTGCACCTTTTATGTTTTTTACTCACTATGATACTTTGCAGAATCTTACAAGCCTTCAATATTGGATTATTCTATTATTAGGTATAGTATCTGGTTTGTTTTATTTATTTTGGACTAAAGGAAGTGAGTTTTTAGAGGCTTCAACGACTGGTATGATGACAGCACTGATGCCGATCTTTACTTTAATCATATCTTGGTTATTCTTAAATGAAACCATTAATCTTATTCAAACATTAGCAATGCTTTTAATTATAATTTCAATTATTATTGGTAATTGGAAAAGACAAAGAAGGTAATCGGATTAGTTTTTAATCAGGACATATAAAAAAAGGGTACACAGCGACTATTTTTTCATTATATAAAATGATTTTAGTGTTTGATCGCTCTGATGCAGGGATTTTAAGTTCCTGGAATAAGACTTTTAGTTTATTAGCTTTGCTTCTTCCTGGATATTTACATTTATCATCTGATTGTCTATCTCTAATAGTTAGTTTATTCAGATCGTAATCTTTATTAGTTTGAGTTTTAAACCATTTTAATATCTCAGTATGGTTTGCTGAAAGTCTAATAGGCTTTAATACATCTTTTATCAAAAGCTGATTATATTCAATATAGATATCGTATTGTTGATTAATATTTATTTTCCAGCCTGTAGCTGCGTTATTCACTCCTAAAAATATATCTTGAACTTGCTTATTCTTAAGACTTTGAGATGTGATTTTTTTAAACCAAAAATGAATGATACTTTTTTGTATATCATCATCTAGGCTAGTAAGTTTAGATATAACAATATTATCATTTTGAGATATTTGATTTAGTTTTTCAGCTATTAGTTTATTCAGGATATTATTACTTTGCCCACAAATATTAGCACTACGAGAGAGAGTTTCACTAATATTTGGATTCACTTGTTGTAAAATAGGAATCACTTCATTACGAATTAGGTTGCGTCTATATTTGATATCTAGATTGCTATCGTCATAAATATAACTAATATTATTTTGTTGAGCAAATGCTTCGATATCTGATTTTTTAAATTTAAGCAATGGACGTAGCACTGCGCCAGTATTTAGTTCTCTATAATAAGGTATCCCTGCTAATCCAGCTAATCCAGAACCTCGCATAGCCTGAATAAGAAATGTCTCTGCTTGGTCATCTAGGTGATGTCCTAGTAGTAGCAGAGGATTTGGATAGTTTTTCATTACTTGTTGAAAAAAACTCATGCGCTGTTTACTTGCCCATGCTTCAAAACTTTCACCTTTTGGAACTTGCTCTAGAGAGTGACTAATAAATTTAACATTATATTTATCACAAGTTTTTTGGCAGTGTGTTTGCCACTCTAAAGCATTTAGATGAACATTATGATTTATATAAATAGCAATTATAGGGATATTTAGGTCTTTAGCAATATTTAATAAAACACTTGAATCAATTCCTCCACTGTAACCAATAATTATATGTGAAGGCGAGAATTTTTTTATTTCATTTAAGACAAGAGTTTTATCTATAGACATTTAAGGGTACCTCTGAAAACTATGTGTATGTAGATTACCTAGATCAAATTTATCACAGCAAGGCGAAAATTGAGAGTAATAGCATGTCTATTGCTAATACCTTTATATTAAATAGCGAGTTTTGATCGTTGCTTTGATCTTTTTGAACTCTTCAACAAGATCTCTAGCTTCATCTGAAGTTGAGCGAATATCCATAACTACGTAACCAATATTCTCTAGAGTTCTTAAATATTGCCCCTCTACATTTATGTTTTTGGCAGCTAATATTTTATTTAGTTCATTCATCATACCAGGAATATTTTCATGAATGTGTAATATTCTATGCGTATCTGTATGTACTGGTAGAGATATCTCTGGGAAGTTTACTGCATTTAAAGTAGAACCATTATCAGAATATTTAATAAGCTTTGCACTAACTTCATTAGCAATATTTTCTTGAGCTTCGAGTGTACTACCACCAATATGTGGTGTTAAAAAGACATTATCAAAATCTTTTAACGGACTTTCAAATATTTCTCCTTTAGAAGATGGTTCTACAGGAAAAACATCTATAGCCGCACCTTTTAATTTACCACTTTCTAGCACTTTAACTAAAGCTTCTATATCAACAACGTTTCCTCGTGAAGCATTTATTAAAACAGAGTTTTCTTTCATGGCATCAAATTGTTTAGTTGATATCATATTTGCTGTAGTAGGTAGTTGAGGTACGTGTAGAGATACTACATCTGATTGTTTTAGAAGTTGATCTAGACTACTTACTTGTACGGCATTTCCTAATGGTAGCTTTTCCTCAACATCGTAAAAGATTACGTTAAAACCAATACTTTCAGCTAACACACTAAGCTGCATACCAATATGACCATAGCCAATGATTCCTAGAGTTTTGCCTCTAATTTCATTTGCATTTTCAGCAGATTTTAGCCATTGTCCACGGTGAGCCTTAGCATTTTTATCAATAACATTTCTAATTAGTAAAATAGCCTCAGCTAATACTAGTTCAGCAACACTTCGAGTGTTCGAAAAAGGGGCATTAAATACTGGTATACCAAAATCATGAGCCGTTTTTAGATCTACTTGATTTGTCCCAATACAGAAACATCCTATAGCAGTAAGGTGCTGTGACTGTTCAAGAACATCTTTAGTTAGTTGTGTACGTGAGCGTAATCCAACTATTTTAAAGTCTTTAAGTTTATCGATAAGCTCTTGACCTTCTAAAGCCGTATTAAGTAGCTCAATATTTTCATAACCAGCTGCTTTAAATGACTCTAAGGCGTTCAAATGAATTCCTTCTAGAAGTAAAATGGGTATTTTCTTTTTGTTAAGAGATAGTTGACTCATTAGATAGTCCTTTATATTGATATTTGTGCCTTAATAGCAGGGTGATGGGTGTAGTTTTTAAACTCAAAATCTTCATAATTATAATCAAAAATGGATTCTGGTT is a genomic window of Francisella sp. LA112445 containing:
- a CDS encoding linear amide C-N hydrolase, which gives rise to MRSLSKKLFTCTLIFSMLFSQSIACTAITLVNKKGDVVSGRTMEWALNWNWQLLYIPKNTQHYLTAPSDLDLPKHQYKSKYSVLATGLSKDGQTLVIDGQNSQGLSLSANYLPGFTKYQTVTKNDTNYASIIESTMFILSQFANVNQAKQALKNYKVWSDKSIMIDGISPEVHFLITDKSGAGLVVEYIDGKVKFYNVNSNVKVMTNAPTYDWQLLNLKNYLSLDNKTPTNLKISDVVNTDKHEKTLQDLSGFLGGGLLGIPGDYSPPSRFVRTAAIGYYSNNRAPKNDADLVSKVTHILHNVDIAKGVVAENLKGKKMFDHTAYVVIKDLNNNKLYISTYYHPNDPVVVDLNTLDKDNSKGFDIILEKLPFPNNDITNALVKLNK
- a CDS encoding oligopeptide:H+ symporter; amino-acid sequence: MWEYFSFYGMRALLILYLIDYLKLGDTRSYATAGAYVTLVYLSPIVGGIVADKILGYKKAVIYGAALMSIGHLILGFGGDSTLFYGMAFIVCGYGFFKSNVSCLLGQQYSSHDPKKDSAFTLLYLGGNVGGIIAPALCGLAAHYYGWHYGFGIAGIGMIFGLIVFLFGSKYIPDIIPENSTSKQLQSSVVFLSILAVLCVGYFALDLLWDGYLLAVVTAITVVYFVVILFKIDSSTRKALLILVPFFIFGIVFWMFDEQLYTSVEVFIHRNVNTYLLGIDIPASTFTSMNPLSILFGGLLVAWIWKRVKSLDNDFGRMIKFSFGFIFQLLCFILFFIAAKNASVDGTTSALFVIIALACLGLSELFIDPIALSEITSIKDKKYTGFLAAAYMLFTGSIAGFIGAKVADFASLGNTGSKTLDLISQAKLFQGLFMNIILVIFITLLLWFVVAFFIKKLK
- a CDS encoding DMT family transporter; amino-acid sequence: MEVQQNHTRIHILIAVIFVLLAQLVTGINITGSKYIIETTPILVLVESRFVIGALFLAIVFLFISKKKKKAEFAAIKALNKKQWLVLIGQALGGGALFNLIMLAGVQFTSASMAGVITSTLPAMILVLMFFILGVRLTSSKIICVGLAIIGLIIININGMIQPKITALNLLGDFIIFIAMVPEAMYYVLVKIMPLNIKPLSNALLVNIINAIFVAPFMFFTHYDTLQNLTSLQYWIILLLGIVSGLFYLFWTKGSEFLEASTTGMMTALMPIFTLIISWLFLNETINLIQTLAMLLIIISIIIGNWKRQRR
- the tilS gene encoding tRNA lysidine(34) synthetase TilS, which produces MSIDKTLVLNEIKKFSPSHIIIGYSGGIDSSVLLNIAKDLNIPIIAIYINHNVHLNALEWQTHCQKTCDKYNVKFISHSLEQVPKGESFEAWASKQRMSFFQQVMKNYPNPLLLLGHHLDDQAETFLIQAMRGSGLAGLAGIPYYRELNTGAVLRPLLKFKKSDIEAFAQQNNISYIYDDSNLDIKYRRNLIRNEVIPILQQVNPNISETLSRSANICGQSNNILNKLIAEKLNQISQNDNIVISKLTSLDDDIQKSIIHFWFKKITSQSLKNKQVQDIFLGVNNAATGWKININQQYDIYIEYNQLLIKDVLKPIRLSANHTEILKWFKTQTNKDYDLNKLTIRDRQSDDKCKYPGRSKANKLKVLFQELKIPASERSNTKIILYNEKIVAVYPFFICPD
- the serA gene encoding phosphoglycerate dehydrogenase encodes the protein MSQLSLNKKKIPILLLEGIHLNALESFKAAGYENIELLNTALEGQELIDKLKDFKIVGLRSRTQLTKDVLEQSQHLTAIGCFCIGTNQVDLKTAHDFGIPVFNAPFSNTRSVAELVLAEAILLIRNVIDKNAKAHRGQWLKSAENANEIRGKTLGIIGYGHIGMQLSVLAESIGFNVIFYDVEEKLPLGNAVQVSSLDQLLKQSDVVSLHVPQLPTTANMISTKQFDAMKENSVLINASRGNVVDIEALVKVLESGKLKGAAIDVFPVEPSSKGEIFESPLKDFDNVFLTPHIGGSTLEAQENIANEVSAKLIKYSDNGSTLNAVNFPEISLPVHTDTHRILHIHENIPGMMNELNKILAAKNINVEGQYLRTLENIGYVVMDIRSTSDEARDLVEEFKKIKATIKTRYLI